A window from Penicillium oxalicum strain HP7-1 chromosome VIII, whole genome shotgun sequence encodes these proteins:
- a CDS encoding Allergen Asp f 7: MAPISKTLALAGALFAITGHAAPFNKRAVVWETVTNVVWETVDVTTTIYPGQTQPTVVPVVATTTTAVATEVTSTAPEAQVSQADSSSQEETSAAAPTTTEQAVPTTTAQQAPATTAAPVEQAPAVQAAAAPESSSTSSAAPAVTQSTNSGSSSKSSTSTSSGYNGACSEGSPCNGDITYYDTATTMTNPSSCGTTNDGMTELVLALPHGIMTDGDCGKSVTIEYNGVSKTGTVVDKCMGCDNNSIDLSRAFFEAVAGSLDAGRISDVKWYIN; this comes from the coding sequence ATGGCTCCCATTTCCAAGACCCTCGCCCTTGCCGGCGCTCTCTTCGCCATCACTGGCCATGCTGCTCCCTTCAACAAGCGCGCTGTCGTTTGGGAGACTGTCACCAACGTTGTCTGGGAGACTGTCGAtgtgaccaccaccatctACCCCGGCCAGACTCAGCCTACCGTGGTTCCCGTGGTTgccactaccaccaccgcTGTCGCAACTGAGGTGACTTCGACTGCTCCCGAGGCCCAGGTTTCCCAGGCCGACTCCTCCAGCCAGGAGGAGACCTCCGCTGCGGCTCCCACTACCACCGAGCAGGCCGTCCCCACCACCACTGCTCAGCAGGCCCCTGCCACCACGGCCGCTCCCGTGGAGCAGGCCCCTGCTGTCCAGGCCGCTGCTGCTCCCGAGTCCAGCTCGACCTCCTCTGCTGCTCCCGCTGTGACCCAGTCCACCAACTCTGGCTCCAGCTCCAAGTCCAGCACTTCCACCAGCTCGGGTTACAACGGTGCCTGCTCCGAGGGTTCTCCCTGCAACGGTGACATTACCTACTACGATACTGCCACCACCATGACCAACCCCAGCTCCTGCGGTACCACCAACGACGGCATGACCGAGCTCGTCCTTGCTCTTCCCCACGGCATCATGACCGACGGTGACTGCGGCAAGTCCGTGACCATCGAGTACAACGGTGTCAGCAAGACTGGTACCGTTGTTGACAAGTGCATGGGTTGCGACAACAACTCCATTGATCTGTCCCGTGCCTTCTTCGAGGCTGTCGCTGGATCCCTGGACGCCGGTCGCATCTCCGATGTCAAGTGGTACATCAATTAA